From Endozoicomonas sp. 8E, the proteins below share one genomic window:
- a CDS encoding DUF6309 family protein, which translates to MDAVSLSGMSRYCYHESSFLKQKDSTEKQMPVTTRLTENKSISEYSVANNSKDSLYGSAKIVSFQEVLDNFEKEHGQYGDTNWIAKSYIKMAHREIVLPNHGVWLFAELPFETAMKVLLPGHTHDGERKTLLPECGLTAKDAANNYKVWTEQDKRNNPLCSGSLNYHLGKDPAEKPIFLTVEPIDSRYDYGKIIDDPKFAEGRLVHLDGLHRLVSLAIKDDPESTIPAFIACKTAPKKIDGLGAVSRSGIENN; encoded by the coding sequence ATGGATGCAGTAAGTTTATCTGGAATGAGTAGGTATTGCTATCACGAATCGAGTTTTTTGAAGCAGAAAGATAGCACCGAAAAGCAAATGCCGGTCACCACTCGGCTGACTGAAAATAAATCGATAAGTGAATATTCAGTAGCTAATAATTCAAAAGATTCCTTATATGGAAGTGCAAAAATTGTCAGCTTCCAGGAAGTACTGGATAATTTTGAAAAAGAGCATGGACAATATGGTGATACTAACTGGATTGCCAAAAGCTATATCAAGATGGCACATAGGGAAATTGTTTTACCAAATCATGGAGTTTGGTTATTCGCAGAACTTCCATTTGAAACAGCCATGAAAGTATTATTGCCAGGGCACACACATGATGGTGAGCGAAAAACCCTTCTTCCAGAGTGTGGATTAACAGCTAAAGATGCAGCAAATAATTATAAAGTTTGGACTGAACAAGATAAGCGTAATAATCCGTTATGTTCAGGGTCTCTAAATTATCATTTAGGAAAAGACCCTGCTGAAAAGCCTATCTTTTTAACAGTAGAGCCCATCGATAGTCGTTACGATTATGGAAAAATCATAGATGATCCTAAATTTGCTGAGGGAAGATTAGTTCATCTGGATGGCTTGCATCGCTTGGTGTCATTAGCAATAAAAGATGACCCGGAAAGCACTATTCCTGCTTTTATTGCATGCAAGACAGCACCAAAAAAAATTGATGGTTTAGGGGCAGTTAGCCGAAGTGGTATCGAGAACAACTAA
- a CDS encoding DUF4194 domain-containing protein, giving the protein MSDFFDQLIASGTQKQPPPADVPEDQSNSQQHENPTTITAKNIKKAVQELMKFGYLEASRRPNLYQQSVVSREQINQILEPLDLKLTIDDIRGLAFLVVSDLWQNQEEDGTDGDEWTHPLVRRQRITMEQSLLIAILRQQYISHEQEAGIGASDARVDIEELLSQLQVYLGDMGSDSRERKRLDNLLDKLSSHGLVSVDDKQQTVTIRPIITHLANPESLQTLLNHFKQLHSLSDDVSTTIVRDEAEQ; this is encoded by the coding sequence ATGAGCGATTTTTTTGACCAACTGATTGCTTCCGGGACGCAGAAGCAGCCGCCCCCGGCAGATGTTCCAGAGGACCAATCCAACAGCCAGCAGCATGAAAACCCCACCACAATAACGGCTAAAAACATAAAGAAGGCTGTACAGGAGCTGATGAAATTCGGTTATCTTGAAGCCAGCCGTCGACCCAATCTCTATCAACAGTCCGTTGTCTCCCGGGAGCAGATCAATCAAATTCTGGAACCTCTGGATCTGAAACTCACCATTGATGATATCCGTGGCCTCGCATTTCTGGTGGTAAGCGACCTCTGGCAGAACCAGGAAGAGGACGGGACAGACGGTGATGAATGGACACATCCACTGGTCAGGCGACAACGGATAACTATGGAACAATCTCTCCTGATCGCCATACTTCGGCAGCAGTATATCTCCCATGAACAAGAAGCCGGGATTGGTGCCAGTGATGCACGGGTTGATATTGAAGAACTGCTTTCCCAGCTTCAGGTCTACCTGGGTGATATGGGGAGCGACTCCCGTGAACGCAAGCGGCTGGATAATCTGCTGGACAAACTCTCAAGCCACGGACTGGTTTCAGTAGACGACAAACAGCAAACAGTAACCATCCGACCCATCATCACACATCTGGCGAATCCTGAGAGCCTGCAAACCTTGTTGAACCACTTCAAACAATTACACAGTCTGTCTGATGACGTTTCCACAACCATTGTCCGTGATGAGGCAGAGCAGTAA
- a CDS encoding Fic family protein, with amino-acid sequence MILGNYKMMRFAWDNRNEPLTIDLICDMHRIGVSDIDDDKYTPGVFRETDDVVVVDSDGETVHTPPSHEGIKKRFKLLCHWINQCHDDADSSEYLHPLVKAISLHFSIGFEHPFRDGSGRVARSLFYWFMFKNDYAAFR; translated from the coding sequence ATGATTCTTGGAAACTATAAAATGATGAGATTTGCATGGGACAATAGAAATGAGCCTCTGACTATTGATTTGATATGTGACATGCACAGGATTGGTGTCAGTGACATTGATGATGATAAATATACGCCAGGTGTATTTAGAGAAACCGATGATGTTGTCGTGGTAGATAGTGATGGTGAAACCGTTCATACACCGCCTTCTCACGAAGGGATAAAGAAACGGTTTAAACTTTTATGCCACTGGATAAATCAATGTCATGATGATGCTGATAGTTCAGAATACCTTCATCCACTAGTCAAGGCAATTTCATTGCACTTTTCGATTGGTTTTGAGCATCCATTTCGAGATGGAAGCGGAAGAGTTGCCAGATCATTATTTTATTGGTTCATGTTCAAAAATGATTATGCAGCATTCAGATAG
- a CDS encoding transposase, which translates to MPRFKPYDTSQNLLVPVNLAEQLVSGSFEYTLNSLVDHEIDTSIFHEHYNNDETGRLAYNPAMLLKVVSFAYSRGITSSHKIEKACRENIVFMALSADSQPHFTNPTLSAACRDRLPSCLCRC; encoded by the coding sequence ATGCCTCGCTTTAAACCGTACGACACCAGTCAGAATCTTTTAGTACCAGTTAATCTTGCCGAACAACTGGTGTCGGGGTCTTTTGAATACACGCTGAATTCCCTGGTAGATCATGAAATCGACACTTCGATCTTTCATGAGCATTACAACAATGATGAAACCGGTCGTTTAGCCTACAATCCAGCCATGCTTTTAAAGGTTGTGTCGTTCGCCTATTCCCGGGGGATCACCTCTAGTCATAAAATTGAAAAAGCCTGCCGGGAGAACATTGTATTTATGGCACTGTCAGCCGACAGTCAGCCTCACTTTACGAACCCGACTTTATCAGCTGCTTGCAGGGACCGATTACCCAGCTGTTTATGCAGGTGCTAA
- a CDS encoding IS66 family transposase: protein MDKIKVWLEKQALNVTPKSKLGEAVRCMQNQWTYLVRYLDNSLVDIDNNASERAIKPFVMGRKGWLFSDSIAGARSSAALYTLVETAKINGHEPYAWLRHVLTILPALEKDADVEQLLPMNIKPESLKYPVYVLRGRCC, encoded by the coding sequence ATGGATAAAATCAAGGTTTGGCTGGAAAAACAGGCGCTGAATGTCACCCCCAAAAGCAAGCTGGGTGAGGCGGTCCGCTGCATGCAGAACCAGTGGACGTACCTTGTGCGCTATCTGGACAATAGCCTTGTGGACATTGACAACAACGCATCAGAACGGGCGATCAAACCCTTCGTGATGGGGCGCAAAGGCTGGCTATTCTCAGACAGTATCGCTGGTGCACGCAGCAGTGCAGCGCTGTACACACTGGTGGAAACCGCCAAAATCAACGGGCATGAGCCTTACGCGTGGCTAAGGCATGTGTTGACGATTCTACCGGCCCTGGAGAAAGACGCGGACGTGGAACAGCTGTTGCCGATGAACATCAAGCCGGAATCTTTAAAATATCCCGTTTATGTATTGCGGGGTAGGTGTTGTTGA
- a CDS encoding transposase has translation MSSQKNVRHINYLHHCRVCSLKAQCLRKPDQPSARSVVVFHYKLEGYKKPDALQLVRDQIDSPADKRIYSKRLAIAEPPFGHTKEMGFTRFTL, from the coding sequence TTGAGTAGTCAAAAAAACGTTAGGCATATCAACTATCTTCATCATTGCCGGGTCTGCTCGTTAAAAGCTCAGTGCCTGCGTAAACCTGATCAACCCTCGGCGCGTTCCGTAGTAGTGTTCCACTACAAACTGGAAGGCTACAAGAAGCCCGATGCCCTGCAGCTGGTGAGAGACCAGATCGACAGCCCGGCAGATAAAAGGATTTACAGCAAACGCCTTGCCATTGCCGAGCCGCCCTTCGGCCATACGAAGGAGATGGGATTCACCCGGTTCACGCTTTGA
- a CDS encoding transposase: protein MCPAGKAMWLSSRDVMVGDTPAYQFCGYLNHCRVCPSKAQCLCKPDQPSARSVVFRYKLGGYKKPDALQLMKDRIDSPAGKRIYSKRLAITEPPFGHVQETELTRFTL from the coding sequence ATTTGCCCGGCGGGTAAGGCCATGTGGCTTAGCAGTAGGGACGTGATGGTAGGCGACACACCAGCCTATCAGTTCTGTGGCTATCTTAATCATTGCCGGGTCTGTCCCTCAAAAGCTCAGTGCCTGTGCAAACCTGATCAACCCTCGGCGCGTTCCGTAGTGTTCCGCTACAAACTGGGAGGCTACAAGAAGCCTGATGCTCTGCAGCTGATGAAAGACAGGATAGACAGTCCGGCAGGTAAACGGATTTACAGTAAACGCCTCGCCATTACCGAGCCTCCCTTCGGCCATGTGCAGGAGACGGAGCTCACCCGGTTCACGCTTTGA
- a CDS encoding DUF3375 domain-containing protein, which translates to MLSPDSKLSNDLVLARNQNPAWQLLASRRGPLMISCLKTLFEQEREAVSEEEALHVLAEILSQFVNHDEFDIDTEDFLLLAKKEMREWRRRKLIVEREGQLFATDALQQAMEFIDGMDNRIMTSTASRLATVQREIDTLEAKLNPDQKSRANALKRQIEALQQELERVNRGEFKVLDGPSAVENIREVYNLAMTLKSDFRRVEDSYREADRHLRQSIISEQHHRGEIVDRLLDSHDHLLNTPEGQVFHGFYQQLSHSVELENMKHQLRSILGSAPCRKALTQQQSAELRWLTSSLVRESEYVIRARARSERDVKGFLKSGLAAEHHRVGQLLNDIMESALNLDWQSQKLRRAPAPFKPLAIPLSGLPLIERLTFKSLEQLESRELMLTQGAVDLNELDDDFWDAFDGLDREALLEETIALLKRRGTPMTIAELAEHLPPTHDLETLALWLSMAREAELIVDQDEEQLDIQDRDGHWLRFYLPKANLEGETLSAINWEL; encoded by the coding sequence ATGCTCTCCCCCGATAGTAAACTCAGCAACGACCTAGTGCTGGCCCGCAACCAAAATCCAGCCTGGCAACTGCTGGCATCCCGGCGTGGCCCCTTGATGATCAGTTGCCTTAAGACTCTGTTCGAGCAGGAACGGGAGGCAGTTTCAGAAGAAGAAGCCCTCCACGTTCTGGCCGAAATTCTCAGTCAGTTTGTCAATCACGATGAGTTCGATATCGATACCGAAGACTTTCTGTTATTGGCCAAAAAGGAGATGAGAGAGTGGCGTCGACGCAAGCTGATCGTAGAACGGGAAGGTCAGCTGTTTGCTACGGATGCCCTGCAACAGGCCATGGAGTTTATTGACGGCATGGATAATCGCATTATGACGTCTACTGCTTCCCGCCTGGCCACTGTCCAACGGGAGATCGATACTCTTGAAGCCAAGCTGAACCCCGATCAGAAAAGCCGGGCAAATGCACTGAAACGACAGATCGAGGCACTTCAACAGGAGCTGGAACGGGTTAATCGTGGTGAATTTAAAGTGCTTGACGGGCCATCTGCAGTGGAAAATATACGGGAAGTTTATAACCTGGCCATGACACTGAAGTCGGACTTTCGCAGAGTTGAAGATTCCTATCGTGAGGCGGACCGACACCTCCGCCAATCCATTATCAGTGAACAGCACCACCGGGGAGAGATCGTCGACCGCCTGCTCGATAGCCACGACCATCTCCTGAACACACCCGAAGGTCAGGTTTTCCACGGCTTTTATCAGCAGCTGAGCCACTCGGTTGAGCTGGAGAATATGAAGCATCAATTACGGAGTATTCTTGGCAGTGCCCCCTGCCGCAAGGCCCTGACACAACAGCAGTCCGCCGAACTGCGCTGGCTCACCTCCAGCCTGGTCCGGGAGTCCGAATATGTGATTCGTGCCAGGGCCCGCAGCGAACGCGATGTGAAAGGTTTTCTGAAATCCGGGCTGGCAGCCGAGCACCACCGTGTGGGCCAACTGCTGAATGACATTATGGAAAGCGCATTGAATCTGGATTGGCAGAGCCAGAAACTACGACGCGCCCCCGCGCCATTCAAGCCGCTGGCAATCCCCTTATCCGGACTGCCTCTGATTGAACGACTGACGTTCAAATCCCTTGAGCAGCTGGAGTCCCGGGAGCTAATGCTCACTCAAGGTGCCGTCGATCTGAATGAGCTGGACGATGATTTCTGGGACGCCTTTGATGGTCTGGACAGAGAAGCACTTCTGGAAGAGACCATTGCCCTGTTAAAGCGCCGGGGCACACCCATGACCATCGCCGAGCTGGCAGAACACCTGCCCCCGACCCACGACCTGGAAACCCTGGCACTCTGGTTAAGCATGGCCAGGGAAGCGGAACTGATTGTCGATCAGGATGAGGAGCAACTGGATATTCAGGACCGCGATGGACACTGGCTCCGATTCTATCTGCCAAAAGCTAATCTGGAAGGGGAAACCCTGTCCGCCATTAATTGGGAACTGTAA
- a CDS encoding type II toxin-antitoxin system HigB family toxin, with product MHVISRKPFNEAAKKYPNDAAAIDAAYKSLRNGDFHSPDELKSLFPSLDNFRYKNKWWVIDIGGNNLRLIAFIEFRDSGMYVKHIVTHAEYDKLCKKYAKEAGS from the coding sequence ATGCACGTTATCTCAAGAAAACCGTTTAACGAAGCTGCAAAAAAATACCCAAATGATGCAGCTGCTATTGATGCTGCATATAAGTCATTGAGAAATGGTGATTTTCATAGCCCAGACGAGCTGAAATCACTCTTTCCAAGCCTGGATAATTTCAGGTACAAAAATAAATGGTGGGTGATTGATATTGGTGGCAACAACCTCCGACTCATTGCTTTTATTGAGTTCAGAGATAGTGGCATGTATGTAAAACATATTGTCACTCACGCTGAATATGACAAATTATGCAAGAAGTACGCAAAGGAGGCAGGTTCATGA
- the tnpA gene encoding IS200/IS605 family transposase: protein MPDYKSLTHTRWDCKYHIVFIPKKRQKVIYGSLRKFLGAIFHDLASRKGCEIVEGHLMRDHVHICISIPPKYSVSNVVGYLKGKCAIAIARHFKGKQRNFSGEHFWARGYFVSTVGLDEDVVREYIRNQEKNDETRDQLKLGFDTRPWAQ, encoded by the coding sequence ATGCCAGACTACAAAAGTCTGACTCATACTCGATGGGATTGTAAGTATCACATTGTCTTTATTCCCAAAAAAAGGCAAAAGGTTATTTATGGGAGCTTGAGAAAATTTCTGGGAGCCATTTTCCACGATCTTGCCAGTCGCAAAGGGTGTGAAATTGTGGAAGGGCATTTGATGCGAGATCACGTTCATATTTGCATTAGCATTCCGCCGAAATACTCTGTTTCCAATGTTGTTGGCTATTTGAAGGGTAAATGCGCAATAGCTATTGCGAGACACTTCAAAGGTAAGCAGAGGAATTTTTCTGGTGAGCATTTCTGGGCAAGAGGGTATTTCGTCAGCACAGTAGGTCTTGATGAAGATGTGGTTAGGGAATATATCCGAAATCAGGAGAAAAATGATGAAACACGAGATCAGCTGAAACTTGGTTTTGACACGCGCCCTTGGGCGCAATAA
- a CDS encoding ATP-binding protein produces MSDHNNSQHDDALPPKNKNGPTKSIDLFQATEQPDTAFVLKELSLYNWGPFHGPNQATFDLNGTAIIGPTGSGKTTLVDALMTLIVAQPKYNLASTGGHESDRDLISYVRGVTGAGNNSGDDNHIARTGRTITGLAARFEHRDQVVHIGGLFWIDVPGNASTDLKRLWLFTQRDDQTLEEWLTRLHEGGKRALRQFERNTPDLKLFDSKRAYLDKIQRFFEVGKNAFPLLNRAAGLKQLNSVDEIFRELVLEDRSMFVRAGEVATEFDDLAIIHEELNTARRQQSSLQPLLSLNKDYQKQTLKLSEQQELSGIIPIWFAMAGHQLWEARIEALDASIADVQNNIETGQKQHTQLQDQADRLNEVYLKAGGASIESLGREIEQQERLTADCRQRAKNYQTLARNLNLDDTLSAKALTANQQQIDQQQQALQLQSEQRENEVKELGFELVSREKQLTEAGKEYDSVKARPGSNIKGSLQSFRSDLAEALQLQEESLPFVAELVEVKAEEKAWRGAIERAIGSHRERILVPSEHMKAALRWINSRHNRVHVRLQDARKPDTQPRFYDDGFTRKLNFKDHSHREALKMLLASIDRHCVDSPDQLKITPHAMTQQGLMSGSGGRYEKQDQRSLRENWMTGFDNRDRLASLETEIQTLRQEEKLFNQKYTKAEGQKQAIQQKLDLLSRLSEISFEEINLPEYEQQLSHLKQQLATLLAPDSDAAKAKVELDQVRAAMTEVQAQISAKRQQLGALDNQLNAAEQKKNKAFSAIGPGLTNEQMELATGRLPDLSAVNPDDLPDQEKDSQNKSTTRIKELQETIKTTEGKLIRQMNEAQKQDTGALSEAGTELMDMPQYLERLKVLTEEALPEKQKRFKNYLNQSSDQGVTQLLNTIDNEVSQVEERIEDLNRTLQRVDFKPGQYLQLKPQRVVHESLRTLESARRHLRAASLKDDDGESHYQALVNMVSLLREASDNRRTLGARALLDPRYRLQFTVEVCDRTDHTIIERLKGSQSGSGGEKEILASYILTASLSYALCPAGAARPLFGTIVLDEAFSKSSQAVAGRIISALNEFGLHPLFVTPNKEIRLLRAHTRSAILVHRKGMKATLTPMRWETLAQHAAEKSLTATQSPVAMDEPANHEITR; encoded by the coding sequence ATGAGTGACCATAACAATTCACAACACGACGACGCTCTACCACCGAAAAACAAGAATGGCCCGACAAAAAGCATTGATCTTTTTCAAGCAACAGAGCAACCGGACACCGCTTTTGTTCTGAAAGAGCTGAGCCTCTACAACTGGGGACCGTTCCATGGTCCCAACCAGGCTACGTTTGACCTGAATGGTACCGCTATTATTGGCCCAACAGGCAGTGGTAAAACCACACTGGTTGATGCCCTGATGACCTTGATCGTTGCTCAACCCAAATACAATCTGGCCTCCACTGGAGGGCATGAAAGCGACCGGGATCTGATCTCCTACGTTCGCGGGGTGACAGGTGCCGGTAACAACTCTGGCGATGATAACCATATCGCCCGCACCGGTAGGACCATCACCGGGTTGGCAGCTCGTTTTGAACACCGCGATCAGGTGGTGCATATTGGCGGTCTGTTCTGGATTGATGTGCCAGGCAATGCTTCCACAGACCTGAAAAGACTCTGGCTATTTACCCAACGCGACGATCAAACTCTGGAGGAGTGGCTGACCCGACTGCACGAAGGCGGTAAACGCGCACTGAGGCAGTTTGAGCGCAATACGCCCGATCTAAAACTGTTTGACAGCAAAAGAGCTTACCTGGATAAGATTCAGCGTTTTTTTGAAGTGGGCAAAAATGCCTTTCCCCTGCTGAACCGCGCAGCAGGTCTGAAACAACTGAACAGCGTTGACGAGATATTCCGGGAGCTGGTACTCGAAGACCGTTCAATGTTTGTGCGGGCTGGTGAAGTGGCTACGGAATTTGACGATCTTGCCATCATCCATGAAGAGCTGAACACTGCCCGCCGTCAACAGAGTTCACTCCAGCCCCTGCTGAGCCTCAATAAAGACTATCAGAAACAGACACTTAAGCTATCCGAGCAGCAGGAACTGTCGGGCATCATTCCTATCTGGTTTGCCATGGCAGGCCACCAACTCTGGGAAGCCAGGATTGAGGCCTTGGATGCGTCAATAGCCGATGTCCAAAACAACATTGAAACGGGTCAGAAGCAACATACCCAGCTTCAGGATCAGGCAGACCGGTTAAATGAAGTGTATCTGAAGGCGGGAGGGGCCAGTATTGAGTCTTTAGGCCGTGAAATTGAACAGCAGGAAAGACTGACCGCCGACTGTCGTCAACGAGCCAAAAATTACCAGACACTGGCCCGCAATCTCAACCTTGATGACACCCTGTCGGCAAAAGCACTCACTGCCAACCAACAGCAGATAGACCAGCAGCAGCAAGCGTTGCAGCTACAGTCAGAACAACGGGAAAACGAAGTAAAAGAACTGGGATTTGAGCTGGTATCCAGAGAAAAGCAGCTGACAGAAGCCGGCAAGGAATACGACAGCGTTAAAGCCAGACCCGGCTCCAATATCAAGGGATCACTGCAGAGTTTCCGTAGCGATCTGGCTGAAGCACTGCAGCTACAAGAGGAATCTCTGCCGTTTGTGGCAGAGCTGGTGGAAGTCAAGGCTGAAGAAAAAGCGTGGCGCGGAGCGATTGAACGTGCCATTGGCAGCCATCGTGAGCGGATCCTGGTCCCTTCAGAGCATATGAAGGCGGCACTTCGCTGGATCAACAGTCGTCATAACCGAGTCCATGTTCGACTCCAGGATGCCAGGAAACCGGATACACAACCCCGGTTTTATGACGATGGTTTTACCCGCAAACTCAACTTTAAAGACCATTCTCACCGGGAAGCACTGAAAATGCTTCTGGCCAGTATTGATCGCCATTGTGTCGACTCACCGGACCAGTTAAAAATAACCCCCCACGCCATGACCCAACAGGGCTTGATGTCCGGCTCCGGCGGTCGCTATGAAAAGCAGGATCAACGCTCCCTCCGTGAGAACTGGATGACCGGCTTTGACAACCGCGACCGTCTCGCCAGTCTGGAGACAGAAATTCAGACACTGCGGCAGGAAGAAAAGCTCTTCAATCAGAAATATACAAAAGCCGAGGGGCAGAAACAGGCAATACAACAAAAGCTGGACTTATTAAGCAGGCTATCAGAGATTAGCTTTGAAGAGATCAACCTGCCGGAGTACGAACAGCAACTGAGCCACCTTAAGCAACAGCTGGCCACCCTTTTAGCACCCGATTCCGATGCCGCCAAAGCCAAGGTGGAGCTGGATCAGGTCAGAGCGGCAATGACGGAAGTACAGGCACAAATAAGTGCGAAAAGGCAACAACTGGGCGCGCTGGACAATCAACTGAACGCTGCCGAGCAGAAAAAGAACAAAGCATTTTCGGCCATTGGTCCTGGCCTGACCAATGAGCAAATGGAGCTGGCAACAGGACGACTGCCTGATCTCTCTGCAGTTAACCCTGACGACCTGCCCGACCAGGAAAAAGACTCCCAGAACAAGTCAACGACCCGTATTAAGGAACTGCAGGAGACAATAAAGACCACCGAAGGAAAACTGATCCGGCAGATGAACGAGGCCCAGAAACAGGATACCGGCGCCCTCAGTGAAGCGGGCACCGAGCTAATGGATATGCCTCAATACCTCGAACGACTGAAAGTTCTGACCGAAGAAGCCTTACCGGAAAAACAGAAGCGTTTTAAAAACTACCTTAACCAATCCTCTGATCAGGGTGTCACGCAGCTGCTGAATACTATTGATAACGAAGTCAGCCAGGTGGAAGAGCGCATTGAAGACCTGAACCGTACCCTGCAACGGGTGGATTTCAAGCCCGGGCAATATCTTCAGTTAAAACCCCAGCGCGTTGTCCATGAGAGTCTGCGTACTCTGGAGTCGGCCCGTCGCCATCTGCGGGCAGCCTCCCTGAAAGACGACGATGGTGAAAGCCATTACCAGGCCCTGGTGAATATGGTGAGTTTACTGCGGGAGGCCAGTGACAATCGCAGAACTCTGGGGGCTCGGGCACTGCTTGATCCCCGCTATCGACTGCAGTTCACGGTAGAAGTTTGCGACCGTACGGATCACACCATTATTGAACGGCTTAAAGGGTCCCAGAGTGGCAGTGGCGGTGAAAAAGAAATCCTGGCCAGCTACATTCTGACCGCTTCCCTGAGCTATGCACTCTGTCCTGCGGGTGCAGCCCGCCCATTGTTTGGGACAATTGTCCTTGATGAGGCCTTCTCCAAAAGCTCCCAGGCAGTGGCGGGCAGAATAATCTCTGCCCTCAATGAGTTTGGTCTTCACCCACTGTTTGTCACGCCAAATAAAGAGATTCGCCTGCTACGGGCACATACCCGGTCAGCCATTCTGGTGCACCGTAAAGGGATGAAAGCCACGCTGACGCCCATGCGTTGGGAAACCCTTGCCCAACACGCTGCCGAAAAGAGCCTGACCGCAACCCAATCACCTGTTGCCATGGATGAGCCAGCCAATCATGAAATCACCAGATGA
- a CDS encoding type II toxin-antitoxin system VapC family toxin has product MPEFRYHRVAPHLWRSEFRNVLAFYLRKGLISYDKTLQIQHEAETLMAGNEYDIKSLDVLSLVNQSNCFAYDCEYVSLAINLGTKLFTMNKKKLISEFPLIAKPMRNVEL; this is encoded by the coding sequence TTGCCAGAATTCCGATACCACCGAGTTGCTCCCCACCTCTGGCGTAGCGAATTTAGAAATGTTTTAGCTTTTTATTTGAGAAAGGGACTCATTTCCTACGACAAGACCCTTCAGATACAGCATGAAGCTGAAACATTAATGGCTGGCAATGAATATGATATTAAGTCACTGGATGTGTTGTCACTAGTAAATCAAAGCAACTGCTTCGCATACGACTGTGAATATGTTTCTTTAGCAATAAATCTTGGAACAAAACTTTTCACCATGAATAAAAAAAAACTGATTTCTGAATTCCCTCTCATTGCAAAACCTATGCGTAATGTTGAGTTGTGA
- a CDS encoding Wadjet anti-phage system protein JetD domain-containing protein, translating to MKSPDDIARELARQWNNANIRETRLLMADSWPLKISIGRPRSQVINQQPDKIRQHFQQWRQINIGEVQWTPVNYRGAAASIEAPVYWVLSKPSEWIEASGCKNSKHEYQQLLTIISQVDPIFHPYFVRQKRWLAKPADEVIKAAKLALILTPGFAQGVPLRSLGVANTDTKFFERNHLLIRQLLDIRFDGLASRLGLEAFLDAPDDSHHWLLVTDLDGTLLPFKQLRVRDHELVTTPLPADKILIVENEQCLHLLPALSNTIAILGAGLNLSWLQAAWLSSKVLAYWGDMDSWGLTMLARARKYHPELSALLMNQALFNQYQENKAVAEPNPSVNEDCTALKDEEQEFLTALRLHEKGRLEQEFLPKEIVHRALCQWHLSIQ from the coding sequence ATGAAATCACCAGATGACATAGCTCGGGAGCTGGCCAGACAGTGGAATAACGCCAACATCAGGGAAACACGCCTGCTGATGGCGGACAGCTGGCCCCTGAAAATCAGCATTGGCAGGCCCAGGTCACAGGTCATCAACCAGCAGCCAGACAAAATCAGGCAGCACTTTCAGCAATGGCGGCAAATAAACATCGGTGAGGTACAGTGGACTCCGGTTAACTATCGGGGAGCTGCCGCTTCTATTGAGGCTCCTGTCTACTGGGTGTTGTCAAAACCCAGTGAATGGATTGAAGCAAGCGGTTGTAAAAACAGCAAACATGAATATCAACAACTACTGACCATCATCAGTCAGGTAGACCCGATTTTTCATCCATACTTTGTACGCCAGAAACGCTGGCTGGCCAAACCGGCAGACGAAGTGATCAAAGCTGCAAAGCTGGCCCTGATCCTCACCCCTGGTTTTGCCCAGGGCGTGCCACTGCGCTCTCTCGGCGTGGCCAATACCGACACCAAATTTTTCGAGCGCAATCACCTGCTGATCCGGCAACTGCTGGATATCCGGTTTGATGGGCTGGCAAGCAGGCTGGGGCTTGAGGCGTTTCTTGATGCCCCGGACGACAGTCACCACTGGTTATTAGTCACAGACCTTGATGGAACACTGTTACCTTTCAAACAGCTTCGGGTCAGAGATCATGAACTCGTCACCACCCCTTTACCGGCAGACAAGATCCTGATCGTGGAAAATGAACAGTGCCTGCACCTGTTACCTGCGCTGTCCAATACCATTGCCATCCTGGGCGCAGGCCTTAACCTGTCATGGTTGCAAGCAGCCTGGCTATCGTCGAAAGTCCTGGCTTACTGGGGTGATATGGACTCCTGGGGACTGACCATGCTGGCCAGGGCACGCAAATATCATCCAGAGCTTTCCGCACTTTTGATGAATCAGGCGCTGTTCAATCAATACCAGGAAAATAAAGCTGTTGCAGAGCCAAACCCATCGGTAAATGAAGACTGTACAGCACTGAAAGACGAAGAACAGGAATTCCTGACAGCTCTCAGACTCCATGAAAAAGGGAGACTTGAGCAGGAATTTTTACCTAAGGAAATTGTTCATAGGGCATTGTGTCAATGGCACTTGTCGATCCAGTAG